A window of Candidatus Acidiferrales bacterium contains these coding sequences:
- a CDS encoding NAD-dependent epimerase/dehydratase family protein — protein sequence MKALVTGGAGFIGSSVVDAYLERGLAVVVVDDLSRGAIENLNPRAKLYQIDIRDAAALEHLFETERPEIVNHHAAQMDVRRAVHEPVYDAEVNVIGSIHLLNCAVRFGVRRFIYASTAGAAYGEPASNPVAESHPINPITPYGISKHTVEHYLFAYLALYGLSYVVLRYGNVYGPRQSSRGEAGVVAIFCEQMLQGTRPKIYGDGSKTRDYVYVSDVARANLLALERGDREIFNIGCGLPTTDYEIFLKVRSALGSKTIEPTHVDKRPGEIDHVFLDVSKAREILGWAAKVPLDQGIPWSAAYFRQRLAERLVGPGPQAPRSMSAGGRRGSR from the coding sequence ATGAAAGCACTGGTCACTGGCGGAGCCGGATTTATTGGTTCTTCGGTGGTGGATGCCTACCTGGAGCGAGGGTTGGCGGTGGTGGTGGTTGATGATCTCTCCCGGGGCGCGATCGAGAACCTCAACCCGCGGGCCAAGCTCTACCAGATTGACATCCGCGATGCCGCTGCCCTCGAGCATCTTTTTGAAACGGAACGGCCGGAAATTGTCAATCACCACGCCGCCCAGATGGATGTGCGGCGGGCGGTCCACGAGCCGGTCTATGACGCGGAGGTGAACGTCATCGGCTCCATCCATCTGCTCAACTGCGCGGTGCGCTTCGGCGTGCGACGCTTTATCTACGCATCCACGGCTGGCGCAGCTTACGGCGAACCGGCGAGCAACCCGGTGGCTGAAAGCCACCCCATCAACCCCATTACCCCTTACGGCATCAGCAAGCACACCGTCGAGCACTATCTGTTCGCCTATCTCGCCCTCTATGGGTTGAGTTACGTCGTGCTGCGGTACGGAAACGTGTACGGCCCCCGGCAGAGTTCGAGGGGCGAGGCAGGTGTGGTGGCGATCTTCTGCGAGCAGATGCTGCAAGGCACCAGGCCCAAAATCTATGGCGACGGCAGCAAGACCCGCGACTACGTCTATGTGAGCGATGTGGCGCGGGCCAATCTCCTGGCTCTCGAGAGGGGCGACCGGGAAATCTTCAACATCGGCTGCGGCCTGCCCACCACCGACTACGAAATTTTCTTGAAGGTGCGCTCCGCTCTTGGTTCGAAGACGATCGAGCCAACCCACGTGGACAAGCGCCCGGGCGAAATTGATCACGTCTTCCTCGACGTCAGCAAAGCGCGGGAGATACTCGGTTGGGCAGCCAAGGTCCCGCTCGACCAGGGCATTCCGTGGTCGGCCGCTTATTTCAGGCAGCGACTTGCCGAAAGGCTGGTGGGACCCGGCCCGCAAGCGCCCAGGAGCATGTCGGCTGGCGGAAGGAGAGGATCGCGATGA